The following coding sequences are from one Nilaparvata lugens isolate BPH chromosome 6, ASM1435652v1, whole genome shotgun sequence window:
- the LOC111054606 gene encoding piggyBac transposable element-derived protein 4-like yields MATKDQDVLSDEELLRILEGSEDSDPSSADEDGPWEQDSESSSDNDSDTEDDPNLPQPPQAQIPDDHADNADNWNEVDCSTLQNIVFTGMEIHNYSLNYPENHLDLKPIHVFRSFIDDEVVELVVCETNRNAKTFLEKTLLSHSARAKAWKETTNEEVLKFFGIVLYMGLVPYPYIPDYWSSNPLYKDNPVSKTMSRNRFQLLLRFIHFENNETADKTDRIYKVRKLLDMLQAKFCAEYKPGETVAVDESMVPFRGRLFFRQYIPNKTHRYGVKIFKLCNQQGYTLKMIVYTGKLFNVGQNLGEQVVLQLLGDYLNEGHTVVTDNYYTSVPLARELIKQKTHLIGTLRKNRKYLPHSVVKSKLNKGDVVGKECNGIVVAKWQDKRDVMYLSTKHGIDMELTGRINRKTRQEITKPAAILEYNKGKQGIDVSDQMASYFSPLRKTIRWYHKVAFEFMFNTSIVNASFLYNKLSHKRMNIKNFRENVIMSLLELDPPCRNRPSSESSRTKRTNHHLIENPKRDRSNRKIRQRCSSCYQKASNGQGREFAQKNVKKISTLCEECKKFYCLTCFQESH; encoded by the coding sequence ATGGCTACAAAGGACCAGGATGTTCTTAGTGATGAGGAACTTCTACGCATTTTAGAAGGATCAGAGGACTCTGATCCATCCAGTGCTGATGAAGATGGGCCTTGGGAGCAAGATTCAGAGTCATCATCTGACAATGATAGTGACACAGAAGATGACCCTAACCTACCACAGCCTCCACAAGCACAAATACCCGATGATCACGCAGATAATGCAGATAATTGGAATGAAGTGGACTGcagtacattacaaaatattgtatttacAGGTATGGAAATTCACAATTATAGTCTTAACTATCCTGAAAATCATCTGGATCTCAAGCCAATTCATGTATTTAGGTCTTTCATAGATGATGAAGTGGTGGAATTGGTTGTTTGTGAAACCAATAGGAATGCAAAGACATTTTTAGAAAAAACCCTACTTAGTCACTCTGCTAGAGCTAAAGCATGGAAGGAGACAACAAATGAAGAAGTTTTAAAATTCTTTGGGATAGTGCTGTACATGGGGCTAGTCCCTTACCCCTATATCCCAGACTACTGGAGCTCTAATCCACTCTATAAAGATAACCCAGTTTCCAAAACTATGTCACGGAATCGATTCCAGCTCTTATTGAGATTCATTCATTTTGAGAACAATGAAACAGCTGACAAGACTGATAGAATTTACAAGGTTCGAAAACTTCTTGACATGCTACAAGCAAAATTCTGTGCTGAGTACAAACCAGGGGAAACAGTTGCTGTGGACGAGTCCATGGTACCCTTCAGAGGGCGACTTTTTTTTCGTCAATACATCCCTAATAAAACACATAGATATGGGgtgaaaattttcaaactatGTAATCAGCAAGGATATACACTCAAAATGATAGTGTATACTGGGAAACTATTCAATGTAGGACAAAATCTTGGAGAGCAAGTTGTTCTTCAACTATTGGGAGACTACCTGAATGAAGGGCATACTGTAGTGacagataattattatacaagtGTCCCTTTAGCACgtgaattaataaaacaaaagacTCATTTGATAGGCACACTGAGAAAAAACCGAAAGTACTTGCCCCATTCTGTGGTGAAATCAAAACTTAATAAAGGTGATGTAGTTGGAAAAGAGTGCAATGGCATTGTCGTGGCAAAATGGCAGGACAAAAGAGATGTCATGTATTTGTCCACAAAGCATGGCATTGATATGGAACTAACTGGGAGAATAAACCGAAAGACCAGACAAGAAATAACCAAACCAGCTGCTATCTTGGAGTACAACAAGGGCAAACAGGGTATTGATGTCTCTGACCAAATGGCCAGCTATTTCTCGCCACTAAGAAAAACAATTAGGTGGTACCACAAGGTGGCCTTTGAATTCATGTTCAATACTTCGATAGTGAATGCCAGCTTCTTGTACAACAAACTTTCACATAAAAGGATGAATATCAAGAATTTTAGAGAAAACGTTATTATGAGTTTGCTGGAGCTGGACCCACCCTGTCGTAACAGACCTTCAAGTGAGTCGAGTCGAACAAAAAGAACAAATCATCATCTCATTGAGAACCCAAAAAGAGATAGGAGCAATAGGAAAATAAGACAGAGGTGTTCTTCTTGTTATCAAAAAGCATCTAATGGACAGGGGAGAGAATTTGCACAAAAAAATGTGAAGAAAATATCAACCTTGTGTGAAGAGTGCAAAAAATTCTATTGTTTGACATGTTTTCAAGAGTCTCACTAA